A section of the Streptomyces sp. NBC_00178 genome encodes:
- a CDS encoding SAV2148 family HEPN domain-containing protein gives MSSGGFELPPGDAGHEGESTDAQPGAVSLAQPMEIGAELDWGADAWNEVRTRAQRAGRAYIWLNLVEQRLRAVVSAVIRPIYEPVHGEEWVVAAAGPAGQEWVQRAVAVREVSRRKGYLLDPADDNVLSFLTLPQLRELMVQHWPCFEPYFDDRREVELALDELEVARNVVSRNRALNEAVLAQAERASARLLEILGSGAAVPSADRLPVDAVEELVGDRYADVVSVHPDRVRLQRQLPAEDLFGGARRLDAIGIGLNLLTQNFSGRRLVRLAESGCRVRLLFINPASSAVKRRERELGLKKAELSRSVEMNILHMRRVRSKLRDPDAFQIHVFDETPRFTAYLVDGDGPDAVGVVQPYLRRARGMEAPVLVLRGGGRAVVRAGQDSEHGLFETYREEFESVWTDSRPVS, from the coding sequence GTGAGCTCGGGAGGATTCGAGCTGCCCCCAGGTGACGCAGGTCACGAGGGGGAATCGACCGATGCCCAGCCGGGGGCGGTCTCCCTCGCACAGCCCATGGAGATCGGCGCCGAGCTGGACTGGGGCGCGGACGCCTGGAACGAGGTGCGCACGCGCGCCCAGCGGGCGGGGCGTGCGTACATCTGGCTGAATCTGGTGGAACAGCGGCTGCGCGCCGTGGTCTCCGCGGTGATCCGGCCGATCTACGAACCGGTGCACGGCGAGGAATGGGTCGTCGCCGCCGCGGGGCCCGCGGGGCAGGAGTGGGTGCAGCGGGCCGTGGCGGTCCGCGAGGTCTCCCGCCGCAAGGGCTATCTGCTCGACCCGGCCGACGACAACGTCCTCAGCTTCCTCACGCTCCCGCAGCTGCGGGAGCTGATGGTCCAGCACTGGCCCTGCTTCGAGCCGTACTTCGACGACCGCCGCGAGGTGGAGCTCGCGCTGGACGAGCTGGAGGTGGCGCGCAACGTCGTCTCCCGCAACCGCGCGCTGAACGAGGCGGTCCTCGCGCAGGCCGAGCGCGCCTCCGCCCGGCTCCTGGAGATCCTCGGCAGCGGGGCCGCGGTCCCGTCCGCCGACCGGCTGCCCGTCGACGCGGTGGAGGAGCTGGTCGGCGACCGCTACGCCGACGTCGTGTCCGTCCACCCCGACCGGGTGCGGCTGCAGCGCCAGCTGCCCGCCGAGGACCTGTTCGGCGGCGCCCGCAGGCTGGACGCGATCGGCATCGGGCTCAACCTCCTCACACAGAACTTCTCCGGCCGCCGGCTGGTCCGCCTCGCCGAGTCCGGCTGCCGGGTCAGGCTGCTCTTCATCAACCCGGCGAGCAGTGCGGTCAAGCGCAGGGAGCGCGAACTCGGCCTCAAGAAGGCCGAGCTGAGCCGCTCGGTGGAGATGAACATCCTGCACATGCGCAGGGTCCGCTCCAAGCTCCGCGACCCCGACGCCTTCCAGATCCACGTCTTCGACGAGACGCCCCGCTTCACCGCCTACCTGGTGGACGGCGACGGGCCCGACGCCGTCGGGGTCGTCCAGCCCTATCTCCGGCGCGCACGCGGGATGGAGGCGCCCGTGCTGGTGCTGCGCGGCGGCGGACGCGCGGTGGTGCGGGCAGGACAGGACAGCGAGCACGGCCTCTTCGAGACCTACCGCGAGGAGTTCGAGTCGGTCTGGACGGACTCCAGGCCCGTCTCCTGA